In the Candidatus Electrothrix sp. GW3-4 genome, one interval contains:
- a CDS encoding rod shape-determining protein, translated as MFSPFNFLFGWMSNDLAVDLGTANTVLYVKGKGIVLREPSVVAVRQDARGGKVLAVGSEAKEMLGKTPGNIAAIRPMKDGVIADFEVTEAMLRYFINKVHNRRTLVHPRIIISVPSGITQVEKRAVRESAESAGAREVYLIEEPMAAAIGANLPITEPTANMIIDVGGGTTEVAVISLAGIVYAKSVRVAGDKMDASILQHIKRKHNLAIGERTAELIKTTIGNVLPEEPYETMEIKGRDLVSGVPKTITITSEEIQSAIAEQVDVIVDAVRLALEVTPPELSADIVDQGIVLTGGGALLKNLDKLLTNETGMPIIVADDPLSSVVLGSGKALDNFDILKEIAID; from the coding sequence ATGTTTTCTCCGTTTAATTTTCTTTTTGGCTGGATGTCCAACGACCTTGCTGTTGATTTGGGCACTGCGAATACGGTTTTGTACGTTAAGGGCAAAGGAATCGTCCTGCGAGAACCGTCAGTTGTGGCGGTGCGCCAAGATGCTCGCGGGGGCAAGGTACTGGCTGTAGGCAGCGAGGCCAAGGAAATGCTCGGCAAAACACCAGGAAATATTGCTGCGATCCGGCCCATGAAAGACGGCGTAATTGCCGACTTTGAAGTGACCGAGGCAATGCTCCGCTATTTTATCAACAAGGTCCATAATCGTCGCACCTTAGTCCATCCACGGATCATCATCTCCGTCCCGTCAGGGATTACCCAGGTCGAGAAACGAGCTGTTCGCGAATCTGCCGAATCAGCAGGTGCTCGCGAAGTCTACTTGATTGAAGAGCCTATGGCTGCTGCCATCGGAGCAAATTTGCCCATTACTGAACCCACCGCAAATATGATTATCGATGTTGGCGGCGGCACCACAGAGGTGGCGGTTATCTCCCTGGCCGGTATTGTGTATGCAAAATCAGTACGGGTTGCCGGAGATAAGATGGACGCCTCTATTCTGCAACACATCAAGCGCAAGCATAACCTTGCCATCGGAGAACGAACGGCCGAGCTGATCAAAACCACCATCGGTAATGTCCTGCCGGAAGAACCGTATGAGACGATGGAGATCAAAGGACGGGATCTGGTCTCAGGTGTACCAAAGACCATCACCATCACCTCTGAAGAGATCCAGTCGGCTATAGCTGAACAGGTCGACGTGATCGTCGATGCGGTCCGCTTGGCCCTTGAAGTCACTCCGCCAGAATTATCAGCAGACATCGTTGACCAGGGCATTGTCCTGACCGGTGGTGGGGCCTTATTAAAAAATCTCGATAAACTCCTGACCAATGAAACCGGCATGCCTATTATTGTTGCTGATGATCCGTTGTCCTCTGTTGTGCTTGGCTCAGGAAAAGCCCTTGATAACTTTGACATTTTAAAGGAAATAGCTATAGATTAA
- a CDS encoding tetratricopeptide repeat protein translates to MDELLDLCRKLTAAAPDCRLLFTSRELLPSPFSGAKNTVELGRLDRPEAVKLVEQVMALHGWEPPVDDSATTPEEIDELVETVNCHPRALVLLAREVVNGVRVTAESAAELMARLEAANPGDRENSLYASVELSLRRLPPEMREQVKGLAVFRGGGNIVAMADVLGIETDEMKIIAAMLVKVGLAEEMEYSDFRFDPALPAYLRLGQRPDRLGELETIWAKVTIQMVDFLHRQRFIRCDLTRSLTLLELPNLNALLEWLERQLTTAPSEAEAISHFAGSVETLLACLNRPQVLARAVKLREQAASVIPEWSKALFEHENLMIDRLLDQGQFQAAYEKAQALLKKAQDAGPTAYDGADFDLASAHFLIARILRLGGQTAAALDLFFQNQLSFEALGEEHMAAATLAEQADCLCDLGRLEEASVLYEESIRRAEKLKHFREVAASKFQLATLRCLQKRYTDALTGYQECLTIFVKLNESTSVATAWHQIGIVHQEVGKHEEAETAYRRSLEISTQTNNPAGQARGLGQLGNLYCLHRPEEAIAFYKKAVEIYARLGDTHHEDITKRNIAKVQLRLKTHQDFPEIMRAIDWIAGWRQARDVHLDRRRQGGEAQTSLGELADQLADAVRQGKAEQIVKELNEIAKRKDTPDWLKAAAPQFLAVLNGSRDPALADDPALDYDDAAELLFLMERLDG, encoded by the coding sequence ATGGATGAGCTGCTGGATCTCTGCCGCAAACTGACAGCGGCTGCGCCGGACTGTCGCCTGCTCTTCACCAGCCGGGAACTCTTGCCGTCGCCTTTCAGTGGAGCGAAGAACACGGTGGAGCTTGGGCGGCTTGATCGACCAGAGGCAGTCAAACTGGTGGAGCAGGTCATGGCTTTACACGGCTGGGAACCGCCGGTTGATGACAGCGCGACCACGCCGGAGGAGATCGACGAGCTGGTGGAGACCGTGAACTGCCATCCCCGCGCTCTGGTGCTGCTGGCGCGGGAGGTGGTCAACGGAGTGCGGGTTACGGCTGAGTCGGCAGCAGAACTTATGGCCCGGCTGGAGGCTGCGAATCCGGGGGATCGGGAGAATTCCCTGTATGCCAGCGTGGAGCTTTCGTTGCGGCGTTTGCCGCCTGAGATGCGGGAGCAGGTTAAGGGGCTGGCGGTGTTTCGTGGGGGAGGGAACATTGTTGCGATGGCTGACGTGTTGGGTATTGAAACCGATGAGATGAAAATTATCGCCGCAATGCTTGTCAAGGTAGGGTTGGCTGAAGAAATGGAATACAGTGATTTTCGTTTTGATCCGGCTCTGCCTGCCTATCTGCGGCTGGGGCAGCGTCCTGATAGGTTAGGTGAATTGGAAACAATTTGGGCTAAGGTTACAATTCAGATGGTCGATTTTTTACATAGACAACGCTTTATACGTTGCGACTTGACCCGTTCATTGACTCTGTTGGAATTGCCTAACCTCAACGCTTTATTAGAATGGCTGGAGCGACAGCTTACTACAGCTCCTAGCGAGGCAGAAGCTATCAGCCACTTTGCCGGTTCGGTTGAAACACTGCTGGCTTGTTTAAATCGTCCTCAAGTTTTGGCTCGTGCAGTCAAACTACGGGAACAGGCTGCCAGTGTAATCCCTGAATGGAGCAAAGCCCTTTTTGAGCATGAAAATCTGATGATTGATCGCCTGCTTGATCAAGGTCAGTTCCAGGCCGCCTATGAAAAAGCCCAAGCACTGCTGAAAAAAGCACAGGATGCTGGTCCGACAGCCTACGATGGTGCTGACTTTGATCTGGCAAGTGCTCATTTTTTGATAGCCCGGATATTACGTTTAGGGGGACAGACGGCTGCTGCCCTTGATCTCTTTTTTCAAAATCAGTTATCCTTTGAGGCATTAGGAGAGGAACATATGGCCGCAGCTACCTTGGCAGAACAGGCTGACTGTCTTTGTGATCTTGGTCGGTTGGAGGAGGCGTCTGTGCTCTATGAGGAAAGCATCAGGAGGGCTGAAAAACTGAAACACTTCCGAGAGGTAGCAGCAAGTAAATTTCAATTGGCAACCCTGCGCTGTTTGCAAAAACGTTATACCGATGCCTTAACCGGATACCAAGAATGCTTGACTATTTTTGTAAAACTGAACGAATCTACTTCAGTCGCCACTGCCTGGCATCAAATCGGTATAGTGCATCAGGAGGTCGGAAAACATGAGGAGGCAGAGACAGCATACCGTCGTTCCTTAGAGATCAGCACACAGACTAATAATCCAGCAGGCCAAGCACGCGGTTTGGGGCAACTGGGTAATCTTTACTGTTTGCATCGCCCTGAAGAGGCTATTGCTTTCTACAAAAAAGCTGTAGAAATATATGCGCGGCTGGGAGATACACACCACGAAGATATTACCAAAAGAAACATTGCAAAAGTTCAGCTTCGATTAAAGACTCATCAAGATTTTCCAGAAATCATGCGGGCGATTGACTGGATAGCAGGTTGGAGACAGGCGCGGGATGTTCATCTTGACCGCAGAAGGCAGGGCGGCGAGGCGCAAACGTCGCTCGGTGAACTGGCTGACCAGCTTGCGGATGCCGTGCGGCAGGGCAAAGCGGAGCAAATAGTGAAAGAATTAAACGAGATTGCGAAGAGGAAGGATACACCGGACTGGCTCAAGGCTGCTGCGCCCCAATTCCTTGCCGTGCTCAACGGTTCCCGCGACCCGGCCCTGGCCGATGATCCTGCGCTTGATTACGACGATGCCGCAGAGCTGCTCTTCCTCATGGAGCGGCTGGACGGCTGA
- the mreC gene encoding rod shape-determining protein MreC produces MKKNSRRQSKGSIKTFRFVLFTGTAITFALILLIIILGDQQFGPVHKVIFEGAGPLQKAMATVSRSIHSVKKNYIDLLTVREEKERLWRELQECRTTAYANRGAVALNARLRKLLDFKESANQPTITAQIIGKDPSLWFRSVIIDRGSSDGVSKGMPVVTGEGIVGQVYASSSDYSKVLLAIAPSSAIDVLLQDSRIRGILKGTGKNLYYLEYILKTAEVFVGDRVVTAGYGGMFPTGLPVGIVSKVTRNRRGMFLEIEVVPAVDFRTLENLLVIEREKKVFN; encoded by the coding sequence ATGAAAAAAAATAGCCGCAGGCAAAGCAAGGGCAGTATCAAAACGTTTCGTTTTGTCCTGTTTACAGGAACAGCTATCACCTTTGCCCTGATCCTTCTCATTATCATCTTAGGAGACCAGCAGTTCGGCCCGGTCCATAAAGTAATCTTTGAGGGCGCTGGACCGCTCCAGAAGGCTATGGCGACAGTAAGTCGCTCCATCCATTCTGTAAAAAAAAATTACATTGATCTCCTCACTGTTCGGGAAGAAAAAGAACGACTGTGGCGGGAGTTGCAAGAGTGCCGGACAACGGCCTATGCCAACCGAGGGGCAGTGGCGCTTAATGCTCGCTTAAGAAAGCTGCTCGATTTCAAGGAGTCTGCAAACCAGCCAACGATAACTGCCCAGATTATAGGCAAAGACCCCTCCCTATGGTTTCGAAGCGTTATTATTGATCGCGGGAGCAGCGACGGAGTAAGCAAGGGAATGCCCGTTGTCACTGGCGAGGGGATCGTCGGCCAAGTGTACGCCTCATCATCGGATTATTCCAAGGTGCTGCTTGCCATTGCCCCTTCCAGTGCAATTGATGTCCTGTTGCAAGATTCACGGATACGGGGCATTCTGAAAGGAACCGGAAAAAACCTCTATTATTTGGAATATATCCTCAAAACGGCTGAGGTTTTTGTTGGAGACAGGGTCGTTACCGCTGGCTACGGTGGCATGTTTCCCACCGGGCTGCCTGTCGGTATTGTATCAAAGGTTACCAGAAATAGACGGGGCATGTTCCTTGAGATCGAAGTTGTCCCTGCTGTCGACTTCAGAACCTTGGAAAATTTACTGGTTATTGAACGAGAGAAAAAAGTGTTCAACTAG
- a CDS encoding U32 family peptidase, with product MITKTINANTTIQLPELLAPAGNMEKLITAIHYGADAVYLGGSSYSLRAAAGNFTHQGIRKAVTYAHERQVKIYITVNIFAHNRDLTQFAEHLQSLQDTGADGLIVADPGIFLLCKETLPDMPIHLSTQANVTNSHSARFWTSQGAQRINLARELGLEEIREIRQATDTELEVFVHGALCISYSGRCMLSNYLTGRNANQGTCAHPCRYSYALVEEKRPGVYFPVEEDKRGTYIFNARDLCLLGRLPELVAVGVDAIKIEGRMKSMGYVGAAVRIYRAALDFIQKQLDQGQEITKITLPDLFQKEIKKIGTRGQTENFFNESPSSDAMLYDTIRTNQQYSPVGIVRASTPLLIETRNVLTRGDRIEYLGHELEPITCTAVAMKTVDGEPRERANPGERIILTTSPTLEAPETNAVLRKMLDQNTP from the coding sequence ATGATAACAAAAACGATCAACGCCAATACGACCATACAGCTTCCTGAGCTGCTCGCCCCAGCAGGTAATATGGAGAAACTCATCACAGCCATCCATTATGGCGCGGATGCAGTCTACCTGGGTGGCAGCAGCTATAGTCTGCGCGCTGCTGCTGGCAACTTTACCCATCAGGGTATCAGGAAAGCTGTCACCTATGCCCATGAACGCCAGGTAAAGATCTATATTACTGTGAACATCTTTGCCCATAATCGAGATCTCACACAATTCGCCGAGCACCTCCAGAGTCTCCAGGACACAGGAGCAGACGGCCTTATCGTTGCTGACCCTGGTATCTTCCTCCTCTGCAAAGAAACCCTTCCTGACATGCCCATCCACCTTTCCACCCAGGCCAATGTGACCAATAGCCACAGTGCCCGTTTCTGGACATCGCAGGGTGCGCAAAGAATCAATCTTGCCCGCGAGCTGGGCCTGGAGGAAATTCGTGAAATCAGACAAGCCACGGATACCGAACTGGAAGTCTTTGTCCACGGTGCCCTCTGCATCTCCTATTCCGGACGGTGCATGCTCTCCAACTACCTCACCGGACGCAATGCCAATCAGGGGACCTGTGCCCATCCATGTCGCTACTCTTATGCCCTTGTCGAAGAAAAACGGCCAGGGGTTTATTTTCCTGTTGAAGAAGACAAGCGAGGCACCTACATCTTCAACGCACGCGACCTCTGCCTCCTGGGACGTCTTCCCGAGTTAGTCGCTGTTGGGGTGGATGCGATCAAGATTGAAGGAAGGATGAAATCCATGGGCTATGTGGGCGCAGCTGTTCGAATTTACCGAGCAGCCCTTGACTTTATCCAGAAGCAGCTTGACCAGGGGCAGGAGATAACAAAAATCACCCTCCCAGATCTTTTTCAAAAAGAAATAAAGAAGATAGGAACCAGAGGACAGACAGAAAACTTTTTTAATGAATCTCCTTCATCAGACGCCATGCTTTATGATACAATACGAACAAATCAGCAGTACAGTCCAGTCGGTATCGTGCGCGCGAGCACACCGCTCCTGATTGAAACCCGTAATGTGCTGACAAGAGGAGATCGGATTGAATATCTGGGCCACGAACTCGAACCGATTACCTGCACAGCAGTTGCCATGAAAACAGTGGATGGCGAGCCCAGGGAACGGGCGAATCCGGGAGAGAGAATCATCCTGACAACTTCCCCAACACTGGAGGCCCCGGAAACAAACGCAGTTCTGCGTAAAATGCTCGACCAGAACACCCCATAA
- a CDS encoding isoamylase early set domain-containing protein yields the protein MLIKNYTKTKKKCRVTFKYPNQEHAGSARLAGEFNHWSTTDTPMKRLKDGSFSVTISLIAGCSYTFRYVLDESIWVNDPEADEYVANEHGETNSVVIL from the coding sequence ATGTTGATAAAAAACTATACTAAAACGAAGAAGAAATGCAGGGTGACCTTTAAGTATCCCAACCAGGAACATGCTGGTTCGGCAAGACTGGCGGGTGAGTTTAACCACTGGTCAACAACTGATACTCCGATGAAGAGGTTGAAAGATGGGAGCTTTTCTGTGACAATCTCCCTCATAGCCGGTTGCTCTTATACATTTCGTTACGTACTTGATGAGAGTATATGGGTAAATGATCCTGAAGCAGATGAGTATGTGGCAAATGAACATGGAGAGACTAATTCTGTTGTGATTCTGTAG
- a CDS encoding TIR domain-containing protein — protein MSDHIFLSHSSKDDNLVKQLRQLLELHGQIPWVDSRELTGGDDLKARIEESIRTARHFLVVISLDALDSEWVERELEIALDEAEQRKDGYKVIPVVLPGTPMRIFKRSFPGDPLYIEVADAPNGLSEALPAIFAALGLELPADYQGKESVAAKPLAELLLKLTDPQIEKKENLYWVTATAELEYIPADTAERGIHSRRYKFTSPLIRDEKRGRDDNLEELRWYIERYFQWPVGVFKDRAMKTEANLPAWGKALYDAALQAESAREPLTAWQGQSGSRRFSVQVDFEPPEGSSEDEAAQFREAAVELLALPWEIMHDSSGFLGQGGEAVQVRRRLPNRKQTSTLRATLPIRVLLLSPRPEIDKNGKPVGYLDHRSSALPLIEAMEQLGEGLVRVDILRPPTFPALKAKLKQAKDHDQSYAVVHFDGHGVYDRKVGLGALCFEAARDSGKLGKRLLELVHAKDLAAELRAYGVPLMVLDACQTAKAELDPASSVAAKLLEEGVGSVVAMSHSVLVETASRFVTAFYQALAQGGRVGDAMLVAQAALFGDRFRGKKMGAGDLELQDWFVPVLYQDRDDPQLFTCRPGETEQRLAQKGRELQLGKMPAAPEHSFIGRSRMLLHVERLLAQEQYAVIRGSGGLGKTALATELGRWLLRCGRFQRAAFVSLEPHCVQDVRGVLDALGRQLLPQYSVATYPEQEGDALALARQPVERALRDHPTLLLLDNMESVLPDHAG, from the coding sequence ATGTCCGATCACATCTTTCTCTCCCACTCCTCCAAGGATGACAACCTCGTCAAACAGCTCCGCCAGCTCCTTGAACTGCACGGTCAGATTCCGTGGGTGGACTCCCGCGAACTGACTGGCGGCGATGACCTCAAGGCCCGCATTGAAGAGAGCATCCGCACGGCTCGCCATTTCCTGGTGGTGATCAGTCTGGATGCCCTGGACTCCGAGTGGGTGGAGCGTGAGCTGGAGATCGCCCTGGATGAGGCTGAACAGCGGAAGGACGGCTACAAGGTGATTCCGGTGGTGTTACCGGGAACGCCCATGCGTATCTTCAAACGCTCCTTTCCCGGTGATCCGCTCTACATTGAAGTTGCTGATGCCCCGAATGGTTTAAGCGAGGCCCTGCCTGCAATCTTTGCCGCCCTCGGTCTGGAACTGCCTGCGGATTATCAGGGCAAGGAAAGCGTTGCCGCCAAGCCGCTGGCCGAGCTGCTTCTCAAGCTGACTGATCCACAGATAGAGAAGAAAGAAAACCTCTACTGGGTAACCGCCACTGCCGAGCTGGAGTACATTCCGGCAGACACAGCCGAACGTGGCATCCACAGCCGTCGCTACAAATTCACTTCTCCCTTGATCCGAGATGAAAAGCGGGGCCGAGATGACAATCTGGAGGAGCTGCGCTGGTACATTGAACGCTACTTCCAATGGCCGGTGGGGGTGTTCAAAGACCGGGCCATGAAGACCGAAGCCAATCTGCCTGCTTGGGGCAAGGCCTTGTATGATGCAGCCCTCCAGGCGGAATCGGCCCGCGAGCCACTGACTGCCTGGCAGGGACAGAGCGGCTCCCGTCGTTTTTCCGTGCAGGTGGACTTTGAGCCACCCGAAGGCAGCAGCGAGGATGAGGCAGCTCAATTCCGGGAAGCAGCAGTGGAACTGCTCGCCCTGCCTTGGGAGATCATGCACGACAGCAGCGGTTTTCTCGGGCAGGGCGGAGAGGCGGTCCAGGTGCGTCGCCGCCTGCCCAACCGCAAGCAGACCAGTACCCTGCGGGCCACGCTGCCCATCCGGGTGCTCTTACTCAGTCCGCGACCGGAAATCGACAAAAACGGTAAACCGGTGGGCTATCTTGACCACCGCAGCAGTGCTCTGCCGCTGATTGAGGCAATGGAGCAGTTGGGCGAGGGGCTGGTCCGGGTGGACATCCTCCGGCCCCCGACCTTCCCCGCCCTGAAGGCAAAGCTCAAACAGGCCAAAGACCACGATCAGTCCTATGCCGTTGTCCACTTTGACGGCCACGGCGTGTACGACCGCAAGGTCGGGCTGGGTGCGCTCTGCTTTGAGGCGGCACGGGACAGCGGCAAATTGGGCAAGCGGCTGCTGGAGCTGGTTCATGCCAAGGACTTGGCTGCCGAGCTACGGGCCTACGGGGTGCCGCTCATGGTTCTGGATGCCTGCCAGACCGCCAAGGCCGAGCTTGACCCTGCATCCTCTGTGGCTGCCAAGCTGCTTGAGGAAGGCGTGGGTTCGGTGGTAGCCATGAGCCATAGCGTACTGGTGGAGACGGCCAGCCGCTTTGTCACGGCCTTTTATCAGGCCCTGGCCCAGGGCGGACGGGTGGGCGATGCCATGCTCGTTGCTCAGGCCGCGCTCTTCGGCGACCGCTTTCGCGGCAAAAAGATGGGCGCAGGCGATCTGGAATTGCAGGACTGGTTTGTGCCGGTGCTCTATCAGGACAGGGATGATCCGCAGCTCTTCACATGCAGGCCGGGCGAGACGGAACAGCGGTTGGCGCAAAAGGGCCGGGAGCTTCAGCTCGGCAAGATGCCTGCGGCACCGGAGCATAGCTTCATCGGACGCAGCAGAATGTTGCTGCATGTGGAACGCTTGCTGGCACAGGAGCAGTATGCGGTGATCCGGGGCAGCGGCGGGCTGGGCAAGACTGCGCTGGCAACCGAGCTTGGCCGCTGGTTGCTGCGCTGCGGACGTTTTCAGCGGGCCGCCTTTGTCAGCCTGGAGCCGCATTGCGTGCAGGATGTGCGGGGTGTGCTGGATGCGCTGGGCCGCCAGTTGCTGCCGCAGTACAGTGTTGCAACCTATCCTGAGCAGGAGGGCGATGCGCTGGCCTTGGCCCGACAGCCGGTGGAACGTGCCCTGCGGGATCACCCGACCCTGCTCCTGCTCGACAATATGGAGAGCGTCCTGCCTGACCATGCAGGCTAG
- the tnpA gene encoding IS200/IS605 family transposase — protein MSHSYISCHIHYVFSTQSREPWITPDIRERLLKYMSGTARKHKMASLRIGGTEDHIHQLVSLPSTLSVAQAVQLIKGNSSKWIHETFPQHQHFSWQEGYGGFSVSVSQLDRIIAYIDNQQEHHRFSSFEEEFLLLLKKHRTEYDERYVFG, from the coding sequence ATGTCACATTCATATATCAGTTGCCACATCCATTATGTGTTCAGCACCCAAAGCCGGGAACCCTGGATCACACCGGACATTCGCGAACGTCTGCTCAAATATATGAGTGGAACAGCACGGAAACATAAGATGGCCTCATTACGGATCGGCGGCACGGAAGATCATATCCATCAGCTGGTCTCCCTCCCGTCAACCTTGTCCGTGGCACAGGCGGTCCAACTTATCAAGGGCAATTCCTCAAAATGGATTCACGAGACCTTTCCGCAACACCAACATTTTTCCTGGCAGGAAGGCTATGGCGGATTCAGCGTCAGTGTCTCGCAGCTTGACCGGATCATCGCCTATATCGATAACCAACAGGAGCACCATCGTTTCAGCTCCTTTGAAGAAGAGTTCCTGCTGTTGCTGAAAAAACATCGGACCGAATACGATGAACGATATGTATTCGGATAA